In Coprothermobacter sp., one DNA window encodes the following:
- a CDS encoding peptidase S8, whose product MRKSLIIATVFFVLFALLSPIVQGSEPLFVQECGVVDKGESVPDEIIVGFKEGVDVAKATKKVENILGTMIARKGIKNFVVFKIPPHIMNAVNRLLLQDPDIEYVEPNYIAYAFDLPNDPYFSPYQWNLYDYGMKSNEYASNYGVQAVSAWKTTTGGGVKVAVVDTGVAYEDYSDSLGTYARAPDLAQTNFDTQDAYDFVNNDAHPNDDNGHGTHVTGTIAQSTNNSLGCAGIAYGATILPIKVLNASGSGTYDAIANGIMWAADHGARVINMSLGGKTGSTTLSNAIKYAYGKGVVIVCASGNDGRPSVSYPAAYTECIAVGSTRFDGNRVRYSNYGSALDLVAPGGDMSVDQNKDGYKDGILQQTFASGKPTSFGYYFFQGTSMASPHVAGVAALVLSVHPTFTNEQVRQALQSTAKDLGTAGRDKYYGYGLVNAALAITYNP is encoded by the coding sequence ATGAGAAAGTCACTAATCATCGCAACAGTCTTCTTTGTGTTATTTGCACTGCTGTCCCCAATCGTACAAGGATCTGAGCCACTCTTTGTGCAAGAGTGTGGTGTTGTAGATAAAGGCGAGTCGGTTCCAGATGAGATTATTGTGGGATTTAAGGAAGGCGTGGATGTTGCTAAGGCAACCAAGAAGGTTGAGAACATCCTCGGAACGATGATTGCACGTAAAGGAATCAAGAACTTTGTCGTATTCAAGATTCCTCCACATATTATGAACGCTGTCAATAGACTTCTCTTACAGGATCCGGATATCGAATATGTCGAACCAAATTACATTGCCTATGCGTTCGACCTCCCGAATGATCCATATTTCTCACCGTATCAGTGGAATCTTTATGATTATGGTATGAAGAGTAACGAGTATGCCTCCAACTATGGAGTCCAGGCAGTTTCCGCCTGGAAGACCACAACAGGGGGCGGGGTAAAAGTAGCAGTTGTTGATACAGGTGTTGCCTATGAAGACTACTCTGATTCCCTGGGAACGTATGCACGTGCACCAGACCTTGCCCAGACAAACTTCGATACTCAAGATGCTTACGATTTTGTAAACAATGATGCTCATCCCAATGACGACAATGGGCACGGAACACACGTTACGGGCACGATAGCCCAATCAACAAACAACTCTTTGGGATGCGCAGGAATAGCGTATGGAGCGACGATCCTGCCCATCAAAGTCCTCAATGCAAGCGGTTCAGGTACGTACGATGCAATTGCAAATGGTATTATGTGGGCAGCAGATCATGGCGCACGAGTCATCAATATGAGCCTTGGAGGAAAAACAGGCTCTACGACGCTGTCCAATGCAATAAAATACGCTTACGGCAAGGGTGTGGTAATTGTCTGTGCTTCGGGAAATGATGGAAGGCCGTCTGTAAGTTATCCTGCTGCTTATACTGAATGCATTGCAGTTGGGTCAACAAGGTTTGACGGCAATAGAGTACGGTATTCTAACTACGGAAGTGCCCTTGATCTTGTTGCACCCGGCGGAGATATGAGCGTAGACCAAAACAAAGACGGGTACAAAGATGGAATTCTCCAACAGACATTCGCATCAGGAAAACCTACGAGTTTTGGCTACTACTTCTTTCAAGGTACATCGATGGCAAGTCCACATGTTGCGGGAGTTGCGGCATTAGTCCTCTCAGTGCACCCAACCTTTACAAATGAACAAGTAAGACAAGCTCTCCAATCTACTGCAAAGGACTTAGGTACAGCAGGTCGGGATAAGTACTACGGATACGGTCTCGTCAACGCCGCCCTGGCCATAACCTACAACCCATAG
- the phoU gene encoding phosphate transport system regulatory protein PhoU — translation MHEEKLQEIKDKLFAFSALASSMVEKGTRAIVTKNEALAKEVIDLDEPMANEFDHAIERETINFIALYQPEARTLRSVYMYAKIGTDLERLADHGVNIAESAQYLIARPDIKPYIDIPRMSEEARKMLADAMTAFSTQDTRLAIDVVERDDIVDQLGNQIFRELLTYMMADPTTIDRSLQILFVSGNLERVADLATNIAEDVVFATTGRLIRHNRLSKEELDNLR, via the coding sequence ATGCACGAAGAGAAGCTTCAGGAGATCAAGGACAAGCTGTTCGCGTTCAGCGCCTTGGCCAGTTCCATGGTCGAAAAAGGAACGAGGGCTATTGTGACGAAGAACGAAGCTCTTGCCAAAGAGGTCATCGACCTCGACGAGCCCATGGCAAATGAGTTCGACCACGCCATCGAACGCGAGACCATCAACTTCATCGCGCTGTATCAGCCTGAGGCGCGGACCTTGCGCAGTGTCTACATGTACGCCAAGATCGGGACAGACCTCGAGCGCCTGGCGGACCACGGCGTCAACATCGCCGAGAGCGCCCAGTACTTGATCGCAAGGCCTGACATCAAGCCCTACATTGACATCCCGCGCATGAGCGAAGAAGCGCGGAAGATGCTGGCTGACGCGATGACGGCGTTCTCGACCCAGGACACCCGCCTTGCCATCGACGTTGTGGAGCGCGACGACATTGTCGACCAGTTGGGCAACCAGATCTTCAGGGAGCTCCTTACCTACATGATGGCCGATCCCACCACGATCGACCGGTCGCTCCAGATCCTGTTTGTCAGTGGCAACCTCGAGCGCGTCGCCGACTTGGCGACCAATATCGCCGAGGACGTCGTCTTTGCCACGACCGGACGCCTCATCCGCCACAACCGCCTCAGCAAGGAGGAGCTCGACAACCTGCGCTGA
- the pstB gene encoding phosphate ABC transporter ATP-binding protein (ATP-binding protein; PstABCS is an ATP dependent phosphate uptake system which is responsible for inorganic phosphate uptake during phosphate starvation), with protein sequence MEEPVIVLETQKINAWFGKDQVLFDVSAHIPKNRVTAIMGPSGCGKTTFVRTLNGLHLMTPGARSSGTVLLEGTDTSTMDIVDVRKHIGMVFQRPNPFPTMTVYENVLAGYRLTGQRLAREKADQIVETTLNKVGLWTEVQTKLFRAGTSLSGGQQQRLCIARTIAMEPAVVLFDEPTSALDPKSTAIIEELLSGLKSDYSIIFVTHGLQQAARISDYVAFFMLGELVEFGETKRVFVGPQDKRTEDYLSGKYG encoded by the coding sequence ATGGAAGAACCTGTCATCGTTCTCGAAACCCAGAAGATCAACGCCTGGTTCGGCAAGGACCAGGTTCTGTTCGACGTCTCAGCGCACATCCCGAAGAACAGGGTCACCGCAATCATGGGCCCGTCCGGTTGTGGCAAGACGACCTTCGTGCGGACGCTCAACGGGCTGCACCTGATGACGCCGGGAGCCCGTTCCTCCGGCACTGTCCTGCTCGAGGGCACCGACACGTCGACCATGGACATCGTGGACGTCCGCAAGCATATTGGCATGGTGTTTCAGAGGCCCAACCCTTTTCCTACGATGACCGTCTACGAAAACGTGCTTGCGGGCTACCGCCTCACCGGCCAGCGCCTTGCGCGGGAAAAGGCGGACCAGATCGTTGAGACGACCCTCAACAAAGTCGGGTTGTGGACCGAAGTCCAGACCAAACTGTTCAGGGCCGGCACGTCCCTTTCCGGAGGGCAGCAGCAACGCCTGTGCATAGCGCGCACGATCGCCATGGAACCGGCTGTCGTGCTCTTCGACGAGCCGACCAGCGCCCTCGACCCGAAGTCGACGGCGATTATCGAAGAATTGCTGTCCGGCCTCAAGTCTGACTACAGCATCATCTTCGTGACCCACGGCCTGCAGCAGGCAGCGCGCATCTCGGATTATGTCGCTTTCTTCATGCTGGGCGAACTGGTGGAGTTCGGCGAGACAAAGCGCGTCTTCGTCGGCCCACAGGACAAGCGAACCGAAGACTACCTGTCCGGCAAGTACGGATGA
- the pstA gene encoding phosphate ABC transporter, permease protein PstA: MTARKLKNGLMGFLVAASAGLLIAVLVIIIWHIFISGVRYLNWDFFTKAPAPFGESGGGVFNAIVGTFLITLVAAAIGTPFGMFTGIYVAEHRGQRFADIVRLCADALQGIPSIVIGIFGYTFLVARFRSYSALSASVALAFMFVPTTARVTEEVLNLVPSGLKEAAYALGARRSSVVWNVSIKTAAAGITSGLLTSMARIAGETAPLLFTAFGSRYIEWNMLHPMSALPLQIYIYASSPYPALQQQAWSAAFVLVLLILLLQFSAKHLIAHVLRVKA, encoded by the coding sequence ATGACGGCCCGGAAACTCAAGAACGGCCTGATGGGCTTCCTGGTCGCTGCGTCGGCCGGGCTGCTCATTGCCGTACTCGTCATCATCATATGGCACATCTTTATCTCCGGTGTTCGCTACCTGAATTGGGATTTTTTCACCAAGGCGCCCGCCCCGTTCGGCGAGAGTGGCGGCGGCGTGTTCAACGCCATTGTCGGGACCTTCCTCATCACGCTCGTGGCAGCCGCCATCGGGACACCGTTCGGTATGTTCACTGGCATCTATGTCGCAGAACACCGGGGTCAGCGGTTCGCCGACATCGTGCGCCTGTGCGCCGACGCCCTGCAGGGGATACCGTCCATCGTCATTGGCATCTTCGGCTACACGTTCCTGGTTGCGCGCTTCCGCAGCTATTCGGCCCTGTCGGCCAGCGTCGCGCTCGCCTTCATGTTCGTGCCAACGACGGCCCGCGTCACCGAGGAGGTGCTGAACCTCGTACCATCAGGCCTCAAGGAAGCAGCCTATGCTCTTGGAGCCAGACGATCGAGCGTGGTCTGGAACGTCAGCATCAAGACCGCCGCAGCGGGAATCACGTCGGGACTGCTCACGTCGATGGCCCGTATCGCAGGCGAGACTGCGCCTCTGCTGTTCACAGCGTTCGGCAGCCGGTATATCGAATGGAACATGCTGCACCCGATGTCAGCTCTTCCGCTCCAGATCTATATCTACGCCAGCAGCCCGTATCCCGCCCTCCAGCAGCAGGCCTGGAGCGCCGCATTTGTCCTCGTCCTGCTCATCCTGCTGCTCCAGTTCAGCGCCAAACATCTCATCGCCCACGTGTTGCGAGTGAAGGCATAA
- the pstC gene encoding phosphate ABC transporter permease subunit PstC, whose product MAAQPSRSDRRELIRERAFTAAGLTAAVALVTTIVLFFLELFTSSRAARAAFGLPFLWRSEWNPVTEQFGALPMVVGTLITGFGALLISTPFALGIAIFLADYAGKKVAEPVKYLIGLLGGLPSVIFGLWGLFVLVPLVSKFEVWFGKLVGSEALVASGTTGVGLLAAILLLAIMILPFSASLILESLLVVPTELKEGALALGATKWDTIQNVELPYVRKSTVGALVLSLGRALGETMAVTMVIGNGMRLPHSLFDPANTLASAIANQFLEATSPVYIASLIQLALILFVIAIIINIVARVILRQGVQQ is encoded by the coding sequence ATGGCGGCACAGCCATCCCGTAGCGACCGGCGCGAGCTGATCCGCGAGCGCGCGTTCACGGCTGCCGGCCTGACGGCAGCCGTCGCACTCGTCACGACCATCGTCCTGTTCTTCCTTGAGCTTTTCACTTCTTCCCGTGCGGCCCGTGCGGCCTTTGGTCTTCCCTTCCTGTGGCGCAGTGAGTGGAACCCTGTCACCGAGCAGTTCGGCGCTCTTCCCATGGTCGTCGGAACACTCATCACCGGGTTTGGCGCCCTGCTCATCTCGACCCCGTTTGCGCTGGGTATCGCCATCTTCCTGGCCGACTATGCCGGCAAGAAGGTTGCGGAACCAGTCAAGTATCTCATCGGCCTCCTCGGCGGACTGCCGTCGGTCATCTTCGGGCTGTGGGGCCTGTTCGTCCTGGTCCCCCTCGTCAGCAAGTTCGAGGTCTGGTTTGGCAAGCTTGTGGGCAGTGAGGCCCTTGTCGCCAGCGGCACAACCGGTGTCGGTCTCCTGGCGGCCATTCTGCTGCTGGCCATCATGATCCTGCCGTTCAGCGCCTCCCTCATCCTGGAATCGCTGCTGGTCGTTCCCACGGAACTCAAGGAAGGGGCGCTCGCGCTGGGAGCGACGAAGTGGGACACCATCCAGAACGTCGAACTCCCGTATGTCCGCAAGAGCACCGTCGGCGCCCTCGTCCTGTCTCTCGGCCGCGCGCTGGGCGAGACGATGGCCGTCACCATGGTCATCGGCAACGGGATGCGGCTGCCACATTCCCTCTTTGACCCGGCCAATACGCTCGCGTCGGCGATTGCCAACCAGTTCCTGGAGGCCACATCCCCGGTGTACATCGCATCGCTCATCCAGCTGGCCCTCATCCTCTTCGTGATCGCTATCATCATCAACATCGTGGCGCGTGTCATTCTGAGGCAGGGGGTTCAGCAATGA